In Luteimonas viscosa, the following proteins share a genomic window:
- a CDS encoding nitrilase-related carbon-nitrogen hydrolase: MDSGTDRLSPTIAAVAVALTALGWWFGTALQPLWWAAWLAPLPLLAAAVRMRARWAALATFVAFALGGLNLWHYLHDVIRLPLAVVLQAIAMPALAMIPAVLLFRALARRGWLLAATFSVPASATGLAWLSARLSPHGTFGNIAYTQMDAVPLLQVAALAGLWGVGFLVWLGPSMLAVALAAPGESRQRVAALVAGACVLAVALGFGAWRLQHDVPSSQVRVALLSVGGDGSHSADLDTDAGRDLLARYVSEIERIAGTDDVDVLVMPESALLVRSHAIAPLQALADRHRLRIVIGAEDHADPARRRNSALVFDPQASMPSAYHKRHLIPGLEAHYTPGETRTMLDGAPATGVSICKDLDFTSTARDHAARGTQLLLVPAWDFDVDAWLHGRMAVMRGIEGGFAIARAARDGHLTLSDDRGRVLAEASAVGADGPVSLVADLALRATRTPYRRWGDAFGAACLVLACLLALSLLRRRTPGR, encoded by the coding sequence ATGGACTCAGGAACTGATCGCCTGTCGCCGACGATCGCGGCCGTCGCTGTCGCGCTGACCGCACTCGGCTGGTGGTTCGGCACCGCGTTGCAGCCGCTGTGGTGGGCGGCGTGGCTGGCGCCGCTGCCGCTGCTGGCGGCGGCGGTGCGCATGCGGGCGCGCTGGGCCGCGCTGGCGACGTTCGTCGCGTTCGCGCTGGGTGGCCTGAACCTGTGGCACTACCTGCACGACGTGATCCGGTTGCCGCTGGCCGTCGTGCTGCAGGCGATCGCGATGCCGGCACTGGCGATGATCCCGGCTGTGCTGCTGTTCCGCGCGCTGGCGCGACGCGGCTGGCTGCTGGCGGCGACGTTCTCCGTGCCCGCCTCCGCCACCGGCCTGGCCTGGCTGTCCGCGCGACTGTCGCCGCACGGCACCTTCGGCAACATCGCGTACACGCAGATGGACGCGGTGCCGCTGCTGCAGGTGGCCGCGCTCGCCGGCCTGTGGGGCGTGGGCTTCCTGGTCTGGCTGGGGCCGTCGATGCTGGCCGTGGCGCTCGCAGCGCCGGGCGAATCGCGGCAGCGCGTCGCGGCCCTGGTTGCCGGCGCCTGCGTGCTCGCAGTGGCGCTCGGTTTCGGCGCGTGGCGGCTGCAGCACGATGTGCCGTCTTCGCAGGTGCGCGTGGCCCTGCTGAGCGTGGGTGGCGACGGCAGCCACAGTGCCGACCTCGATACGGATGCAGGACGCGATCTGCTTGCGCGCTACGTTTCGGAAATCGAACGTATCGCCGGTACCGACGATGTCGATGTGCTGGTGATGCCCGAATCCGCGCTGCTGGTGCGGTCGCACGCCATCGCGCCGCTGCAGGCGCTGGCCGACCGCCACCGACTCCGCATCGTGATCGGCGCCGAAGACCATGCCGATCCGGCGCGCAGGCGCAACTCCGCGCTGGTGTTCGACCCGCAGGCATCGATGCCGTCCGCCTACCACAAGCGGCACCTGATCCCGGGACTCGAAGCGCACTACACGCCGGGCGAAACGCGCACCATGCTCGACGGCGCGCCCGCCACGGGCGTGTCGATCTGCAAGGATCTCGACTTCACCTCGACCGCACGCGACCATGCCGCACGCGGTACCCAGCTGCTGCTGGTGCCGGCCTGGGACTTCGACGTGGACGCCTGGCTGCACGGGCGGATGGCGGTGATGCGCGGCATCGAAGGCGGCTTCGCGATCGCCCGCGCGGCGCGCGACGGCCACCTGACCCTCAGCGACGACCGGGGCCGCGTGCTGGCCGAAGCCTCCGCGGTGGGCGCCGACGGACCGGTCTCGCTGGTGGCGGATCTTGCGCTGCGGGCGACGCGTACGCCCTACCGGCGCTGGGGCGATGCCTTCGGCGCGGCCTGCCTGGTTCTCGCGTGCCTGCTGGCGCTCAGCCTGTTGCGCCGCCGGACGCCGGGTCGCTAG
- a CDS encoding ectonucleotide pyrophosphatase/phosphodiesterase, with the protein MTGLSRLFVPLCLFLLSACTTTPAPLAASGDATRALLLVSLDGVHPSYLARGDTPHLDRLAHEGVRAEWMNPSYPSLTFPNHYTIVTGLRPDRHGIVHNTMRDDALGGFWLANRDAVGDSRWWSGEPIWVGAENAGLATATLAWPGSEAPVAGVRPTRWHPFDKDRTIAARVDMTAGWLTEPAATRPRFATLYFEHPDSSAHAHGPRSAQLRATMREVDAAIGTLLARLEAAGVRETTDLVIVSDHGMAEVPEGQVVVVEDMADPTVAVAVTSGQVVGFRPVEGREAEAEEALLGRHAHHQCWRRHELPPRWRYGTHPRVPPIVCQMDKGWDALPRKYLARRPAGTRGSHGYDPAEPEMRAIFIASGPSFRRGVTLPAFDNVDVYPLLARLLGVPPAPHEGALEKLLPALDRALPEAVPGAPH; encoded by the coding sequence ATGACCGGACTGTCCCGCCTGTTCGTTCCGCTGTGCCTGTTTCTGCTCAGCGCCTGCACGACGACGCCCGCGCCCTTGGCTGCCAGCGGCGACGCAACGCGCGCGCTGCTGCTGGTGTCGCTGGATGGCGTGCATCCCTCGTACCTCGCACGCGGCGACACACCCCATCTCGACCGGCTGGCGCACGAGGGCGTGCGCGCGGAATGGATGAATCCGTCCTACCCGTCGCTGACGTTCCCGAACCACTACACGATCGTGACCGGGCTGCGGCCGGACCGGCACGGCATCGTCCACAACACGATGCGCGACGACGCGCTCGGCGGGTTCTGGCTGGCGAACCGCGACGCGGTCGGGGACAGCCGCTGGTGGAGCGGCGAGCCGATCTGGGTCGGCGCGGAGAACGCCGGCCTGGCCACCGCCACGCTCGCGTGGCCCGGCAGCGAGGCGCCGGTTGCGGGCGTGCGCCCGACGCGCTGGCATCCGTTCGACAAGGACCGCACGATCGCCGCGCGCGTCGACATGACGGCGGGGTGGCTGACGGAGCCGGCCGCCACCCGCCCGCGCTTCGCAACGCTCTATTTCGAACATCCCGACAGCAGCGCGCATGCGCACGGCCCGCGGTCGGCGCAACTGCGCGCGACGATGCGCGAGGTCGATGCCGCGATCGGCACCCTGCTGGCCAGGCTGGAGGCCGCCGGCGTGCGCGAGACCACCGACCTGGTGATCGTCTCCGACCATGGCATGGCCGAAGTGCCGGAAGGCCAGGTGGTCGTGGTCGAAGACATGGCCGACCCGACGGTGGCGGTCGCGGTGACGTCGGGACAGGTCGTCGGCTTCCGGCCTGTCGAGGGTCGCGAAGCGGAGGCGGAGGAGGCGCTGCTAGGCCGCCATGCGCATCACCAGTGCTGGCGCAGGCACGAATTGCCGCCACGCTGGCGCTACGGCACCCATCCTCGGGTGCCGCCGATCGTCTGCCAGATGGACAAGGGCTGGGACGCGCTGCCACGCAAATATCTCGCGCGCCGGCCCGCGGGCACCCGTGGCTCGCACGGCTACGATCCGGCGGAACCGGAGATGCGCGCGATCTTCATCGCCAGTGGCCCGTCGTTCCGGCGCGGCGTCACCCTGCCCGCCTTCGACAACGTGGACGTGTACCCGCTGCTCGCGCGTCTGCTCGGGGTACCGCCCGCGCCCCACGAGGGCGCCCTGGAAAAGCTGCTGCCGGCCCTCGACAGGGCGTTGCCGGAAGCGGTCCCCGGCGCGCCGCATTGA
- a CDS encoding DNA-3-methyladenine glycosylase 2 family protein: protein MSIPSLPDVAICEQARLSRDPRFDGLFFTAVSSTGIYCRPTCPAPAPKPRNVRYYPNAAAAESAGYRPCLRCRPELSPADGAWRRGDDTIARALKLIDQGLLAEQPLAALAARVHVGERQLRRLFVERLGAPPTGVHGTRRLLFAKQLLTETTLPITGIALAAGFGSLRRFNTTFREAYRMAPRELRRRRHPADGDVLALRLAYRPPYDFAAMLDFLRGRALPGVEVVDATHYLRVIGDADAPGWLRVGAWPRGDGEDGHALKLEVHGCPPARLLALVERVRRMFDLDADPRAINDTLSRDPRLRALVRKRPGLRLPSGWDGFEIALRAVIGQQVSVAAARTLTTRLAERFGTPLPDAFAARGLSHFFPTPERLLDADLAGIGLTAARAATIRTIAQAVVDGRVDFRAERTLDEIVERWTALPGIGPWTAQYIALRALGHPDAFPAEDLVLQKHAVGDGGRLTSRQLLAHAEPWRPWRGYAVIQLWRDAALAPRPATTPSKPRKPTARRSAA from the coding sequence ATGTCGATTCCCTCACTACCCGACGTCGCGATCTGCGAGCAGGCCCGCCTGAGCCGCGATCCGCGCTTCGACGGCCTGTTCTTCACCGCGGTCTCCAGCACCGGCATCTATTGCCGTCCGACCTGCCCGGCGCCTGCGCCGAAGCCGCGCAACGTGCGCTACTACCCGAACGCCGCCGCGGCCGAGTCGGCCGGCTATCGGCCCTGCCTGCGTTGCCGGCCGGAACTCTCGCCGGCCGACGGGGCCTGGCGACGCGGCGACGACACGATCGCGCGCGCGCTCAAGCTGATCGACCAGGGACTGCTCGCGGAACAACCGCTGGCGGCGCTGGCCGCACGCGTGCATGTCGGCGAACGGCAGTTGCGGCGGCTGTTCGTCGAGCGCCTCGGCGCGCCGCCGACCGGCGTGCACGGGACCCGGCGGCTGCTGTTCGCCAAGCAGTTGCTCACCGAGACGACATTGCCGATCACCGGCATCGCGCTCGCCGCCGGCTTCGGCAGCCTGCGGCGGTTCAACACCACGTTCCGCGAGGCCTACCGCATGGCGCCCCGCGAGCTGCGTCGCCGCCGGCATCCGGCCGACGGCGACGTGCTCGCCCTGCGCCTGGCCTATCGACCGCCGTACGACTTCGCGGCGATGCTCGATTTCCTGCGCGGGCGCGCGCTGCCCGGCGTGGAGGTGGTCGACGCCACGCACTACCTGCGCGTGATCGGCGATGCCGACGCGCCCGGCTGGCTGCGCGTGGGCGCATGGCCGCGCGGCGATGGCGAGGATGGCCACGCACTGAAGCTCGAGGTGCACGGCTGCCCGCCGGCGCGGTTGCTGGCGCTGGTCGAACGCGTGCGCCGCATGTTCGACCTGGATGCCGATCCACGCGCGATCAACGACACGCTGTCGCGCGATCCGCGCCTGCGCGCATTGGTGCGCAAGCGCCCGGGTCTGCGCCTGCCCAGCGGCTGGGACGGTTTCGAGATCGCGCTGCGCGCTGTGATCGGCCAGCAGGTCAGCGTCGCCGCCGCGCGCACGCTCACCACGCGCCTGGCCGAACGTTTCGGCACGCCGCTGCCGGATGCGTTTGCGGCGCGTGGCCTGTCGCATTTCTTCCCGACGCCGGAGCGTCTGCTCGACGCGGACCTGGCCGGCATCGGCCTGACCGCCGCGCGCGCGGCGACGATCCGCACGATCGCGCAGGCGGTCGTGGACGGCCGGGTGGACTTCCGCGCCGAGCGCACGCTCGACGAGATCGTCGAGCGCTGGACCGCCCTGCCCGGCATCGGGCCGTGGACCGCGCAGTACATCGCGCTGCGCGCGCTCGGACATCCCGATGCCTTCCCCGCCGAAGATCTCGTGTTGCAGAAGCACGCCGTCGGCGACGGCGGCCGGCTGACCAGCAGGCAGTTGCTGGCCCACGCAGAGCCATGGCGTCCGTGGCGCGGCTACGCCGTGATCCAGCTGTGGCGCGACGCGGCGCTGGCGCCCCGCCCCGCCACGACCCCGTCCAAACCCCGGAAGCCCACCGCACGCAGGAGCGCGGCATGA
- a CDS encoding methylated-DNA--[protein]-cysteine S-methyltransferase, whose protein sequence is MNVQTTFVDSPVGPLFLAADDAGLRAIEFRDNRHPVRRGDDWQEGDNAVLRMARHQLGEYFAGTRRTFDLPLSPHGTDFQRNVWTTLATIPYGETVSYAQLAARVGRPGASRAVGAANGRNPLPIVLPCHRVIGADGALTGFGGGLPTKQYLLKLEGALPPEFDLFG, encoded by the coding sequence ATGAACGTCCAGACCACCTTCGTCGACAGCCCGGTCGGCCCCCTGTTCCTCGCCGCGGACGATGCGGGCCTGCGCGCGATCGAGTTCCGCGACAACCGCCACCCGGTCCGGCGCGGCGACGACTGGCAGGAAGGCGACAACGCGGTCCTGCGCATGGCGCGCCACCAGCTGGGCGAGTACTTTGCCGGCACGCGGCGCACGTTCGACCTGCCGCTGTCGCCGCACGGCACAGACTTCCAGCGCAACGTCTGGACCACGCTGGCGACGATTCCCTACGGCGAGACGGTCAGCTACGCGCAGCTCGCCGCGCGGGTCGGTCGACCGGGCGCGTCGCGTGCGGTCGGCGCCGCCAACGGGCGCAACCCGCTGCCGATCGTGCTGCCCTGCCACCGCGTGATCGGCGCCGATGGCGCGCTCACCGGTTTCGGCGGCGGCCTGCCGACCAAGCAGTACCTGCTCAAGCTCGAAGGCGCCTTGCCGCCGGAGTTCGACCTGTTCGGATAG
- the ubiM gene encoding 5-demethoxyubiquinol-8 5-hydroxylase UbiM: MNVDIAIVGAGPAGLCFARSLAGSGLSIAIVERQPAAAIAEPAFDGREIALTHASRAILERLGLWQRFEAGEVSELGDAEVIDGDASRGLLVSAADGRSPQLGWLVPNHLIRRAAYELVAGQPEVELMTGREVRGVAREAGRIVLSLDDGGRIQARLLVAADSRFSQVRRMLGIGARSYDHGRRMLVARLAHERPHGHVAREWFDYGQTLALLPLNGDRASVVLTLPPQEMAAIEVLDDVAFAADMQRRLRGRLGTMGAIGTRHVYPLVSVFADRFTASRAALVGDAAVGMHPVTAHGFNLGLQGQATLAEAVLRAQGEGRDIGSDAVMDQYRRRHRAAAWPIYAATRLVVRVFTDDRAVARGLRGAILRVANALPPFRRAIAARLTEAG, from the coding sequence ATGAACGTCGACATCGCGATCGTCGGAGCCGGCCCGGCCGGGCTGTGTTTCGCCCGGTCGCTGGCAGGCAGCGGCCTGTCGATCGCGATCGTCGAGCGGCAGCCGGCCGCCGCGATCGCCGAACCCGCGTTCGACGGTCGCGAGATCGCGCTCACGCATGCCTCGCGCGCCATCCTCGAACGGCTCGGGCTGTGGCAGCGGTTCGAGGCCGGCGAGGTGTCGGAGCTGGGCGATGCGGAAGTCATCGATGGCGACGCAAGCCGCGGCCTGCTCGTCAGCGCGGCCGACGGACGCAGCCCGCAGCTCGGCTGGCTGGTGCCGAACCACCTGATCCGGCGCGCGGCGTACGAACTGGTGGCCGGCCAGCCGGAGGTCGAACTGATGACCGGGCGCGAGGTGCGCGGCGTGGCGCGCGAAGCCGGGCGCATCGTGCTGTCGCTGGACGACGGCGGGCGCATCCAGGCGCGCCTGCTGGTCGCCGCCGACAGCCGTTTCTCCCAGGTGCGGCGGATGCTCGGCATCGGCGCTCGTTCCTACGACCACGGCAGGCGCATGCTGGTCGCGCGCCTCGCGCACGAGCGCCCGCACGGACACGTGGCCCGGGAGTGGTTCGACTACGGCCAGACGCTGGCGCTGCTGCCGCTCAACGGCGATCGCGCCTCGGTGGTGCTGACGCTGCCGCCGCAGGAGATGGCCGCGATCGAAGTGCTGGACGACGTGGCGTTCGCCGCCGACATGCAGCGCCGACTGCGTGGCCGGCTGGGCACGATGGGCGCCATCGGTACGCGCCATGTCTATCCGCTGGTGTCGGTGTTCGCCGACCGGTTCACGGCGTCGCGCGCGGCGCTGGTGGGCGATGCCGCCGTCGGCATGCACCCGGTCACCGCGCACGGCTTCAATCTCGGCCTGCAGGGACAGGCGACCCTGGCCGAAGCGGTGTTGCGGGCGCAGGGGGAAGGGCGCGACATCGGCTCGGACGCGGTCATGGACCAATACCGACGCAGGCACCGTGCCGCGGCCTGGCCGATCTACGCCGCGACGCGCCTGGTGGTGCGCGTGTTCACCGACGACCGGGCTGTCGCGCGTGGCCTGCGGGGCGCGATCCTGCGGGTCGCCAACGCCCTGCCGCCGTTCCGGCGCGCGATCGCCGCGCGGCTGACCGAGGCCGGGTGA
- a CDS encoding LytR/AlgR family response regulator transcription factor yields the protein MTHGTKAVTVLVAEDEAPQRAELLDMLEAAWPGVDVVAACEDGVAALQAIVEHRPQVAFLDIRMPGVSGLDVATAAVASGAQVVFTTAYDEYAIRAFEAGAIDYLPKPIQPARLDQAVQRLRARLGEPAHDRHVDVAALEARLRPAGERLIRWISASAGDSVRMIGIDEVLYFQARDKYVSVVTREGEATIRMPIKDLLAGLDPDTFWQVHRGTVVRVPAIDRVQKDELGKHGIRLRGSDDWLPVSAAFLHRFRGM from the coding sequence ATGACGCATGGAACGAAGGCGGTCACCGTGCTGGTGGCCGAGGACGAAGCGCCGCAACGCGCGGAACTGCTGGATATGCTGGAAGCCGCCTGGCCGGGGGTCGACGTGGTCGCGGCCTGCGAAGACGGCGTCGCCGCCCTGCAGGCGATCGTCGAGCATCGTCCGCAGGTCGCCTTCCTCGACATCCGCATGCCCGGCGTCAGCGGCCTGGACGTGGCCACGGCGGCGGTGGCGTCCGGCGCCCAGGTCGTGTTCACCACGGCCTACGACGAGTACGCGATCCGCGCGTTCGAGGCCGGCGCGATCGACTACCTGCCGAAGCCGATCCAGCCCGCGCGGCTCGACCAGGCGGTCCAGCGGCTGCGCGCGCGCCTCGGGGAACCGGCCCACGACCGGCACGTGGACGTCGCCGCGCTCGAAGCCCGGCTGCGTCCGGCCGGCGAACGCCTGATCCGCTGGATCAGCGCCAGTGCGGGCGACAGCGTGCGCATGATCGGCATCGACGAGGTGCTGTACTTCCAGGCCCGCGACAAGTACGTCAGCGTGGTGACGCGCGAGGGCGAGGCGACCATCCGCATGCCGATCAAGGACCTGCTGGCCGGGCTGGACCCGGACACGTTCTGGCAGGTCCACCGCGGTACCGTGGTGCGCGTTCCGGCCATCGACCGCGTGCAGAAGGACGAACTGGGCAAGCACGGCATCCGCCTGCGGGGCAGCGACGACTGGCTCCCGGTGAGCGCGGCCTTCCTCCATCGCTTCCGCGGAATGTGA
- a CDS encoding sensor histidine kinase, whose product MAGAEYGLRDPLPSDVLIGGNAVWSRYRQYPVFSLPWLAGRTVVFAVVIAGLAGMSFLGVGVATGSYGAGAIAGGYQFVAFVLMTSTGPALATIVRHRRWPEARERIGVVVAWLAGVAIAFFVDRWASGEIRLLVAGALDSTDGFGAVRRTAEENVGRAGNIALAFNILVLFVIYGIGGGGLALRAYFSERRRWEGNLHRRQLQALAAQKRDADLRLGVLQAQVEPHFLFNTLASVRALVRRDPARAEATLDALVSHLRATIPKMRGEDIELHSTLGQQLDICASYLEVMRLRSGDRLSCRIDAEPSLRRLRYPPLLLITLVENAVKHGIEPKPGAGTIDIRASRDADTLVVAVSDDGVGLKAGTGPGMGLANVRAQLQTRYGTRAALRLSGSVGAGTRAEIRTPMEPMA is encoded by the coding sequence ATGGCCGGCGCCGAGTACGGGCTGCGCGACCCGCTGCCGTCCGACGTGCTGATCGGCGGCAACGCGGTCTGGAGCCGATATCGCCAGTATCCGGTCTTCAGCCTGCCCTGGCTGGCCGGGCGCACGGTGGTGTTCGCGGTGGTGATCGCGGGCCTCGCCGGCATGTCGTTCCTCGGTGTCGGTGTCGCCACGGGCAGCTATGGCGCAGGGGCGATCGCGGGCGGCTACCAGTTCGTCGCGTTCGTGCTGATGACCAGCACCGGGCCGGCGCTGGCCACCATCGTGCGCCATCGGCGCTGGCCTGAAGCGCGCGAACGCATCGGTGTGGTCGTGGCCTGGCTGGCCGGGGTGGCGATCGCGTTCTTCGTCGACCGCTGGGCCAGCGGCGAGATCCGGCTCCTGGTGGCGGGTGCACTCGACAGTACGGACGGATTCGGCGCCGTGCGCAGGACCGCCGAGGAGAACGTGGGCCGGGCCGGGAACATCGCGCTCGCATTCAACATCCTGGTCCTGTTCGTGATCTACGGCATCGGCGGTGGCGGACTGGCGCTGCGTGCCTACTTCAGCGAGCGCCGGCGCTGGGAAGGCAACCTGCACCGGCGCCAGTTGCAGGCACTGGCCGCGCAGAAGCGCGACGCCGACCTGCGCCTGGGCGTGTTGCAGGCGCAGGTGGAACCGCACTTCCTGTTCAACACCCTGGCCTCGGTGCGCGCGCTGGTGCGCCGCGACCCGGCGCGCGCGGAGGCGACGCTGGATGCGCTGGTCTCGCACCTGCGCGCGACGATCCCGAAGATGCGTGGCGAAGACATCGAGCTGCACTCCACACTGGGTCAACAGCTCGACATCTGCGCGAGCTACCTGGAGGTGATGCGGCTGCGCTCCGGGGACAGGCTGTCCTGCCGGATCGATGCCGAACCCTCGTTGCGGCGGCTGCGGTATCCGCCGCTGCTGCTGATCACGCTGGTGGAGAATGCGGTCAAGCACGGGATCGAGCCCAAACCCGGCGCCGGCACCATCGATATCCGCGCATCGCGCGATGCCGATACGCTGGTCGTGGCCGTGTCCGACGACGGCGTGGGCCTGAAGGCCGGTACCGGTCCCGGCATGGGGCTGGCGAACGTGCGCGCGCAGCTGCAGACACGCTATGGAACCCGGGCCGCCCTGCGCCTGTCGGGCAGCGTGGGCGCGGGCACGCGGGCCGAGATCCGGACCCCGATGGAGCCGATGGCATGA